In a genomic window of Phyllostomus discolor isolate MPI-MPIP mPhyDis1 chromosome 5, mPhyDis1.pri.v3, whole genome shotgun sequence:
- the ZNF518A gene encoding zinc finger protein 518A has protein sequence MPSEQKQLFFDEKQATLRKDYDMKSDVVDTIRSVVEPKISESDFHYKLKNVKIDLPKINIPNEVLLKHEVDKYRKLFQHKPQTARKSVGIKAVSCVGERVLFRKSEKVEEEGIKMSAKILSFSCLKCRDSTRYSPNDLQKHFQMWHHGELPSYPCEMCSFSANDFQAFKQHRRTHRSTLVKCDICNNENVYTLLDLTKHFVSTHCVNGSFQCEKCKFSTLDVGTFVQHIHRHNEIHYKSDKYHHIYFTRGEIQKHLHVHSVKFPFTCQYCNYGASRREHLVRHVLTLHKEHLYAKEKLEKDKYEKKMAKTSVGLKLILKRYKIGASRKTFWKRKKIHSGSDQILEKNTEVVKKVNKTQAKSEGQSHLIQDHLNEKDERLHCESNDKPGESESEKPTILSTGQHNRAEELSNSTSGFLKTAVQGPTVLMVKNNRITVPANYSAKFMGFKMVDGKQHIVIKLLPTNKENLYSSGSQSDGAKDSTANLKLQTLDTTGFLTRGTTDLSDTVYMKATTFSCSPPILPGKVTSEKEMALLSQTSNTLQTGDDEKSVSSFPTSSELITSSVNFTTKVETRDNVDLLGSHITHSYPEVSGTAMKSPDKINSATKSNAYNSGDMHNYCINYVNSESPVESSKQGSLPFHNYSKVNNSNKRWRSSGTATCESPQRESSSSKTVVQQPISASVLSLVRKESSNPDSMLASISLLNAKDETLKAQVDIEEQSVLEEGQNIDGQNLYINENQNLESMTEKSKWDDISSVESPLMPRITSVFSLQSKQASEFLPPEINQLLQDVLKTKPDVKQDSSNTLDKGLSGHCDQSFQKHEGEGKIIESSKDFRVQGIFPIPSGSMGINVPTNDLNLKCSGKETQMLSVSQDVKDLEKTPRISGIGTLLKTQSDAIITQQLVKDKLRATTQNLGSLYMPSPLVNSEPKKAIFVQTPKGFFVPLHIANKPGLHVVSGKPQVNNNQGAPASLLLNKKPGMILTFNNGKFEGVNTVKSESSQACGTTTKEPCRMPFLKVEPNNNCLTPALCSSIGSCLSMKSSSENTLPLKGPYIIKTPSSSSVKAVPTFNIIPEHRGAKSNVLNSVKQQREIFPKPPLFTLLPDGKQTVFLKCVMPNKTELLKPKLVQNSTYYKNIQPKKPEGTPQKILLKIFNPVLNVTAANNLSVSNSASSLQKDNVSSNQTAGGGQKEPESSRDALPFLDDMMPANEIVITSTATCPESSEEPVHITDGSEARVLRYKTNCTIERSFNRKKTSKKNISRIKAHVRSRDSETASVSRSRNCKRKCRDSYLERPRKKATLHRKCKEKVKPEDVHESFGFCTPRLSKDSVRTLRLFPFSSKQLVTCPRRNQPVVVLNHPDADAPEVVNVMKTISKFNGRVLKVSLSKRTINALLKPVCYNPSKTTYGDFSKRHKTYKPVCSVKERFVLKLTLKKTSKNNYQIVKTTSENVLKAKFNCWFCGRVFDNQDAWAGHGQRHLMEATRDWNMLE, from the coding sequence ATGCCATCTGAACAGAAACAGTTATTTTTTGATGAAAAACAAGCTACTTTAAGAAAAGATTATGATATGAAAAGTGATGTAGTTGATACTATCAGATCAGTAGTTGAACCCAAAATTTCAGAAAGTGATTTTCATTATAaactgaaaaatgtgaaaattgatTTGCCGAAGATAAATATTCCAAATGAAGTCCTATTGAAACATGAAGTtgacaaatacagaaaattatttcagcaTAAACCACAGACTGCACGGAAATCTGTCGGTATAAAGGCTGTAAGCTGTGTAGGGGAGCGTGTGTTGTTCCGTAAGTCTGAGAAGGTTGAAGAAGAGGGTATAAAAATGTCTGCAAAAATACTCAGTTTCAGCTGTTTAAAATGCCGAGATAGTACTCGATATAGCCCAAATGATTTGCAGAAACACTTTCAAATGTGGCACCATGGCGAGTTACCTTCATATCCTTGTGAAATGTGCAGTTTTTCAGCAAATGACTTCCAGGCATTTAAACAACACAGACGAACCCATAGAAGCACTTTAGTAAAATGTGACATTTGTAACAATGAGAATGTATATACTTTATTAGACTTGACAAAACATTTTGTATCCACACATTGTGTAAATGGTAGTTTTCAGTGTGAAAAGTGCAAATTTTCCACcctggatgttggcacatttgttCAGCACATTCATAGACACAATGAAATTCATTATAAAAGTGATAAATACCATCATATATACTTTACTAGAGGAGAGATTCAGAAGCACCTTCATGTTCATTCTGTTAAATTTCCCTTCACTTGTCAATATTGTAACTATGGTGCCTCAAGGAGGGAGCACCTTGTAAGACATGTTCTAACGTTACACAAAGAACAtttatatgcaaaagaaaaattagaaaaagacaaatatgaaaaaaagatggCAAAGACTTCAGTAGGACTTAAGCTAATACTGAAAAGGTACAAAATAGGTGCATCAAGGAAGACATTCTGGAAACGCAAGAAAATCCACAGTGGAAGTGaccaaattctagaaaaaaacactgaagtagttaaaaaagtgaacaaaacacAGGCTAAATCTGAAGGCCAGAGTCATCTTATTCAAGACCATTTAAATGAAAAGGATGAACGACTACACTGTGAAAGCAATGACAAACCTGGTGAGTCAGAGTCAGAAAAGCCAACTATTCTGTCCACTGGACAGCATAATAGAGCTGAAGAGCTGTCAAATTCTACTTCAGGTTTCTTGAAGACTGCTGTACAAGGACCTACAGTGTTAATGGTGAAAAACAACAGAATAACAGTTCCAGCTAACTATAGTGCTAAGTTTATGGGTTTCAAGATGGTGGATGGAAAACAACATATTGTAATAAAATTGTTGCCTACCAATAAAGAGAATTTATATTCATCAGGCTCACAGTCAGATGGTGCAAAGGACAGTACTGCTAATTTGAAGCTACAGACTTTGGACACCACTGGATTTCTAACAAGAGGAACAACTGACTTAAGTGACACAGTTTACATGAAAGCAACTACATTTTCATGTTCGCCTCCTATACTTCCAGGGAAAgtaacttcagaaaaagaaatggctttACTATCTCAGACGAGTAATACCCTTCAAACTGGGGATGATGAAAAAAGTGTATCTTCTTTTCCAACATCATCAGAATTAATTACATCATCAGTGAATTTTACCACAAAAGTTGAAACAAGAGATAATGTTGACTTACTAGGAAGTCATATTACTCATAGTTACCCTGAGGTATCAGGTACTGCCATGAAAAGTCCAGATAAAATCAACTCTGCTACCAAATCAAATGCATACAATAGCGGAGATATGCATAACTACTGCATTAATTATGTCAATTCTGAATCACCTGTTGAATCTTCCAAACAAGGATCATTACCTTTTCATAATTACTCAAAAGTGAATAATTCTAATAAACGTTGGAGGTCTTCAGGAACAGCAACATGTGAAAGCCCTCAAAGAGAATCTTCATCAAGTAAGACAGTTGTTCAACAACCAATAAGTGCATCAGTCTTATCACTAGTGAGAAAGGAGAGCTCAAACCCAGATAGCATGTTAGCATCTATTAGCCTTTTAAATGCTAAAGATGAAACTTTAAAAGCTCAAGTTGATATAGAAGAACAGTCTGTTTTAGAAGAAGGACAAAACATTGATGGCCAGAATCTATACattaatgaaaaccaaaatttaGAGAGCATGACCGAAAAATCTAAATGGGATGACATTTCCAGTGTTGAGTCACCTTTGATGCCTAGGATCACATCTGTGTTCTCTCTGCAGAGCAAACAGGCATCAGAATTTTTGCCACCTGAAATAAACCAGTTACTTCAagatgtattaaaaacaaaacctgatGTAAAACAAGACTCTAGTAACACTCTAGATAAAGGCCTGTCAGGTCACTGTGACCAGTCTTTTCAGAAACATGAGGGAGAAGGCAAAATTATTGAATCTTCAAAAGACTTCAGAGTACAAGGCATCTTTCCAATTCCATCTGGTAGTATGGGTATTAATGTGCCTACAAATGATCTGAATTTAAAATGTagtggaaaagaaacacaaatgctGTCAGTGTCACAAGATGTGAAAGATTTGGAGAAAACACCTAGAATTTCAGGTATTGGCACATTACTTAAGACTCAGTCAGATGCGATAATAACACAGCAACTTGTAAAAGACAAACTACGAGCCACTACGCAAAATTTAGGTTCTTTGTATATGCCGAGTCCACTTGTAAATTCAGAACCAAAAAAAGCTATATTTGTCCAGACTCCAAAAGGGTTTTTTGTACCATTGCACATTGCTAACAAGCCTGGATTACATGTTGTTTCAGGAAAACCACAGGTTAATAATAATCAAGGAGCACCTGCTTCTCTTCTTTTAAACAAGAAACCTGGgatgattttaacatttaataatggaaaatttGAAGGTGTTAACACTGTCAAGAGTGAGAGTTCTCAAGCTTGTGGAACTACAACAAAAGAGCCTTGCAGAATGCCTTTTTTAAAGGTAGAACCGAACAATAATTGTCTGACACCTGCACTTTGTTCCAGCATTGGCAGTTGTTTGAGCATGAAAAGTAGCTCAGAAAATACTTTGCCATTAAAAGGCCCTTACATTATTAAAACGCCATCAAGTTCTTCAGTGAAAGCTGTTCCTACTTTTAATATAATACCTGAGCATCGGGGTGCTAAGTCGAATGTCTTGAATTCAGTAAAACAGCAAAGGGAGATTTTTCCAAAACCACCTCTTTTTACCCTCTTGCCTGATGGCAAACAAACTGTTTTTTTGAAGTGTGTGATGCCAAATAAAACTGAGCTGCTTAAGCCTAAATTGGTCCAAAATAGtacttattataaaaatatacagccAAAGAAACCTGAGGGAACACCacaaaaaatattgctgaaaatCTTTAACCCTGTTTTAAATGTGACTGCTGCTAATAATCTGTCAGTAAGCAACTCTGCGTCCTCATTGCAGAAAGACAATGTGTCGTCTAATCAGactgcaggaggagggcagaaagAGCCAGAATCATCTAGAGATGCCTTACCCTTCTTAGACGATATGATGCCAGCAAATGAAATTGTGATAACTTCTACTGCAACATGCCCAGAATCTTCTGAGGAACCAGTACATATCACTGATGGTTCAGAGGCCAGGGTTTTGAGGTATAAAACAAATTGTACAATTGAGAGAAGTTTTAATagaaaaaagacttcaaaaaaaaatatttcaagaataaaaGCTCATGTAAGAAGTAGAGATTCTGAAACTGCCAGTGTATCTAGAAGCAGAAACTGTAAACGAAAGTGCAGGGACAGTTACCTAGAACGtccaagaaaaaaagcaacattaCATAGAAAGTGTAAAGAAAAGGTTAAACCTGAAGATGTCCACGAATCATTTGGATTTTGCACACCTAGGCTTtcaaaagattcagtcagaactTTGCGACTTTTCCCCTTCAGCTCCAAACAGCTTGTGACATGTCCCAGGAGAAATCAACCAGTTGTGGTGTTGAATCATCCAGATGCAGATGCACCAGAAGTagtaaatgtaatgaaaacaatTTCCAAATTTAATGGACGTGTACTTAAGGTTTCGTTGTCAAAAAGAACTATCAATGCTTTACTGAAACCAGTTTGCTATAACCCTTCTAAAACAACTTATGGTGATTTTTCCAAGAGGCACAAAACATATAAACCTGTTTGTTCTGTGAAAGAAAGATTTGTGCTAAAATTAACACTCAAAAAGACAAGCAAAAACAATTACCAGATTGTGAAAACTACCTCCGAAAATGTTCTGAAGGCTAAATTTAACTGTTGGTTTTGTGGTAGAGTATTTGACAATCAGGATGCTTGGGCTGGTCATGGGCAGAGACATTTAATGGAAGCTACTCGTGATTGGAATATGTTAGAATAA